CACCTCCCACTTCACACAAACTAACATCCACGAACACTAGCCcctggaggacgaggtctccctttccctcctcccttcCCCCCAGCTTCTGGTGCGCCCGGTCCAGGAGGCCTCCCACCGCTTCCTAACATGCCCAACATGGGACCTCCTGGCTCCGTCCCACCCCCGGGCCAATTCCCTCCCCCGCCAGGCGGCTTTCCTCCCATCCCTCCGAACTTCCAGGGCGGCGGCGCGCCAGGCTTCCCATCCATGCCTGGTGCACCAGGCCAAGGCCCTGCCGGGTTTAGTCCCAGCCCGGGCCCTGGAGTTGCCGGACCaccgggaggaggagctgaaggGTTTGCACCCCAGCCTGGGATGCCACCAGGGGCGGTTCCTGGACCGCCGCCTGGGCTGGGGGATCAGAGGTGATATGATCTGATATTTCGTTATGTTGTACTATTTTCTCCTGCTACTTACTGTACGTTTTTCTTCAGACCTATGGATCATGGATCTCGCTTTGTGCTTTTTGCGGCGTATAATGGGGTttctttcgcttccttccatttcatGATTTGTTTGTCTGTTCTAGTGACGGTTCGAAAAGCTAGAAACGGCATTGCATAATACACTACTCAAGTATGGCCCGAGTAACCTGAGTTGACTGGTTTATTTGAGACCACGTGAATACTTGGCTGCTTCCTACTTCCTAGAAGTCTTTGTAACCTGCACCAAAATATTTACAACACCGCCTGTAATTTAATTACGACAGTACGTTGCGGTACCTATTCATTATGTGGGGAAGAGCAAAAAAAGATTGAAGTTAAACGTCCCGATAGACGTAGTAATATGATTATGGTAGTCTTCCATAATTAGTAACAAAAGCAAGACAGGGGCATCGGATAGTACCCTGCGGCGAAATATAGCAGTCCACAAACCCAAAGTCCTGCTCTCCAGATCCAATGCTTCAGAACGCcgagtatataaataatgaGCAAGAAAagtagaaaagaaaagaaaaaaggacaAGGAAAACCTGGTGAGGTGGTAGGAGGGAGTgagaggaaaaggaaagTTCAGTATATCACAGGATACGCAAGGCGGGCAATATCAAATAGCAACGGACAATGAAAatttcaaaaaaaaaggcaccAAGTACCATTGGTTACAAGAAGGAATAAAGCACGGGTCGAGCGGTCAGTCCCT
Above is a window of Aspergillus puulaauensis MK2 DNA, chromosome 2, nearly complete sequence DNA encoding:
- a CDS encoding putative U1 snRNP complex component Yhc1 (COG:A;~EggNog:ENOG410Q13V;~InterPro:IPR036236,IPR013085,IPR017340;~PFAM:PF06220;~go_component: GO:0005685 - U1 snRNP [Evidence IEA];~go_function: GO:0008270 - zinc ion binding [Evidence IEA];~go_process: GO:0000387 - spliceosomal snRNP assembly [Evidence IEA];~go_process: GO:0000398 - mRNA splicing, via spliceosome [Evidence IEA]) — encoded protein: MSVRKAHNSGRNHLRNVVEYYQQIGQEKAQSVIDSITSSYAAEGQAVPNPAMVPPGAYPPPFGFPGQLPPPPFGIPPPGPGGAPGMPPPPGGRGLPFPPPFPPASGAPGPGGLPPLPNMPNMGPPGSVPPPGQFPPPPGGFPPIPPNFQGGGAPGFPSMPGAPGQGPAGFSPSPGPGVAGPPGGGAEGFAPQPGMPPGAVPGPPPGLGDQR